In the Salvia splendens isolate huo1 chromosome 16, SspV2, whole genome shotgun sequence genome, TAAAGGAGCAGGGCGATTTATATGCATATATAGTGGTCCAAAAAATAAATACCATAGCTCCACTCAATAAAATCTGAACCATATATAAGTGCACGAAAAAGACAACTGCAAAAAATTTGGTATCCATGGCACGTATAAGTGCACGAAATAGACATGAAAAGAAACTCAAGCTTTATCCATCGGCTGCTCAACATATTCTAACCCAGATCTAGGCGATCATTCTCTGCCTGTTCTTCTTCTTGGCTCCAGACTTGGAAACCTTGAGACTTCTGTTAACAACACTTAACCTTGCAAGTGCGGCCTTCTTCAGGTCCGGCCTGTAATGGTTATCAGCCACCTGCAATCACAAGAGACGCAGTTAACATGACATGCATCAACATCATCCGCATGGACTTGAGCAATAATAGTTGTAGAAACAAATATGATTGTTCTTAGTTGAGCAACATTATCTACTTGATCGATTTCCATCATAAAGATCATCATCTTATAAGAGTGTTACTTAAAACAGCAAAGGATTCTAAAACTCATGAGATAAGACCATAAAAGAGAGCTGAGCATATAAACAACACTAGTAACATTTTTGCTAAAACAGTTTTGCCACATTAAGAGTTCTCATTGATGAGTTTATCACTAGTGTAGACAAACAATGCAAAACGCGGAAATAACATACATGAAGCACTAGCTGAAACAGGGTCTATGTTATATTACCTGATTGACAACAGCCTTTGCCATGCGGTTGAATTCCTTCTTCATGAGAGACTTGTTAAGCAAAGTGGAGGGCTTGTTCTGTTTCTTGGTCTTAGTTGTTGCAAGCAGCACAGACTGATCCTTTCCTGGTTGAATGGTCACAGTTTTCTTGTTTGCCAATCCTATTTACAATCCATTAGTAAAAATATGTGCAGAGCAGAGTTCAATTTGATGGATGTGCATACACAGCCAACTTCCAACAGATATCCAATCGATAACCAATCAGGAAAATTCAGCAATCCAGCAAATGTAGCACAAAAACAATCAAAATCTCTGTTCTCTCTATTTAACAATTGGTGCATAAACAATAAGCAATACTCTTGTAAAACAGAACCAAAATAGAGATGCACTGAAAATTGTCCGTACAAATGCTAGCCATACATAGATTTGCGATATGAGAGGTCCTTAGTAGACGGCAGAGAAGCCATTAAAATCGTCTGAGATTCACAACAGGAactattttacaatttaatAGTGAATAATAAATCCAAAAATCTTTTACAAAAACCGAATCAATCCTATCACTCTTTAATCGAAAAAAACACGAACAAAATTTCATGGCGAGAAATCACGCTACAAGGAAGAAAGTTCGAGAAACAAACCAGAGTGCTTGTAGGAGTGCAAGTTGTAGAGATTGTTAGGCTCCTTGCTGAACTTCACACTGGCGGTTCCGTTCCCGAACTCCTTCACCAAAAACGAATTGTTCTTCTTCACGATCTCCCATATCAGCTGCCCAGGAACCGTCGCCATTTCTGATGCAAAACAGCAAAGTTAGAATCAAATAAGAATCATCAATGCTTGAATTGCATCTACACACTGCTGACGAGCGAGGATTAACCTGATAGAGAGAATGGGGAGTCGAGGGTTTCACAGTGAGGCGGCCTTGAGGAAGACTGATGGAGACGATGTTGTGAAATATATGTGTGATTTGGGAATCGGGGCATAAACCCTAACGAGATTCAATGACAGAATTGCCCCTCCATATGCTGTTACCAAAATAACAGAAATGCCCCTACGGATCCTGTTATCGGAATATCAGAGATAATAACTGAGATTATATATAGGCCGTTAGATTGGATTTTTTGATGACCGAGATTAATCTATAAACGAAATCTGCAATTGCATGGCGGAATCTGTAAAGGGTAATTTGGTAAAAACCAGACACGTCTTTTCATCTTCACCCCTTTTCTTCTCCACGACGCTTGTTAATGTTAATCATTTGCTCTCCAAAACTGATTCTCGATATTTTGAAACTCATTTTTATCTAGAAATCCGTATCCATTTCAAACTTGATATTTCAGTTCATCAATCGGAAAATGGGACAATCGACTAATCTTCAAAAATCAAAAGGTATTACCTATTTATAATTCCTAAACTTATTACTGTTCAATTATCGGTTGAAGATCACTGTTACTGATTGCATTATCGTTCAGATAATTTACAGTTAATGTGGATATTTAATCGGTTATAGAATGGCAAGCTCAACTTTTAAATCACAAATCATGTGTagaatttcattaattttatcttcttaaaatatgaaatgaattCCTGACAAAATGACCAGTAGTTTAGGATAAACTGTAAAGCTCACCCATAATATATAATGTTCTTATCTGCATAAAAGTTGAAAattatatttactttttttgaaaaaaatgattggACATTCAATGTCTATGAACAGTATTTAATctgaaaaaaaggaaagagtttaGATTGTACTATATTTTATAACTGTTGATATACATATTGCTCACTATATAGAATGTTTGCTTTGTACAGATTCTCATGTTTACAGATTTTCAATGATATTATATCTTCTCGTAGTTTAGAATCGTATGCTTTGTCTGTTGATTGGTTATATATACAGGTTTAGTACTGATTGGTGTATAGATTTTCCTCTCTAggaatacatatttattttaacataatttttcaCATATTTGGTTTTTTTTAAAGGTACCAAACGACCTGCTGCCCATTACTCGGATATTGAGTCCGATGCTGCCACCTTAAAGTCCCAGAAAATACAGAATGAGCTAATGGACGCAATGCATAACGTAAGGGAAACAACATCTGCATTCTTTAGGCTTTTAAAAGATTTGCCACCGGGTCTAAGGAGGTTAAAGTCCACCAAGATTATATGCTACGCAACGATGAAGCTTTTGGGGTTGTCACAAGCTCAACCAAAAAATGGAAAGGAAGTAGATCTTGTCTCAATGCTGAGGCAGGCACTGAAGGATGAGAAGTTTGATTGCCCAGAATGGATTGAGGCCATGGAATGCATAGTGGAGACCATAGAACGCAAATCTGAATTCATACGGAACTTTCACATGCCAAAGGATGAGGTAAACATATTGCTGATAATTGTAATGCATATTTCAATATGTAATATACTTGCTACTGATTTTTATGTTGTTGTTGTCAGGTTCCTGAGCCTGAGGGCGGGAGAGTTGGGGATGATGACGTTGTGGCTACAAATGCTATTGAGGTGAATAACGTTATTCAAATCAGATTTAGCATTGATAATCTATTACTATAACATGTTCTTTGTTTTTCAGGCTGAACAAGATGTTCCTGAGGCTGATAATCATGAGgtaatattaaattaaacatACAGATTAATATAATGTTGTGAAAAACAAATTGTGTTTTTACATACTGATTATATCAGGTTGTTCCTTAGTTTAGTTCCATCCAATGATCGTTTTGGTAAAGGAGAAACATTGGAGGTGAATGAAGAACAAGAACAGAATATTTTGGATCCATTATAAAGATGACCAGTATTGTATGCTTTTGCTTATTATATTGCAATCATACACTGATTAACTTGTTTAACTCATGCCATTTTCAATGTTTTAGACTCTATCCACTATCTGCTTTTGTGGAGACACTTTTCTTATTAGTGTAtctaatagtagtatttttattaCTAAAACTTTTGTTATTATAGTCATCTGGTGGATGTTTCCTATATTGCAAACTGAGTATTAGAATAGTTGATGGAAAACTTTCTCCACTAATAAAAGATCAACCAATACTTTAAATTGCATCGTATTCCTTTTTTTGGATGTCCTAAACTTttagttgaattatttcctttttaaataaaatcaaaatatttggtcattcttattttatttcttctcttACTCTCATCTcttttatctcttttactttattctcttttttttattttatttaacacaatttcttaatttagttaggacggtgggagtattttattataactcatataaaattttcaatattgcATTCAAGCATTTCATGGATCAGTCTCTGCTAATTACATATCCACCTAATAATTTAAAacttgtgtgtttttttaatcgTTTACACTTAAAATCCATGACTTTTGTGTCACTGATATACAAATTTGCATAAAAGTCGTGGGTTTCAACTTTCACGTtggagcatctccagtgggcggatatcccactaggacatccactaggacatcccaaaaacacctcctgccacgtcactaggacttcccatcccactgccacgtcactaggacatcccctgcacaatccgcccttctcatcgcccttcccactaggacatccggcaataaaaaaaatcacaataatttaattacgtaaaaacggaaatataattttgacacggaatacgggaaagcaaaatacgggcaaaaatacatattcaacgagccgtatatatagagttttttttttaaaaaaaaataatttccggacgtccgacccttgccacagtggcggacgtccgcccgcccgtcgccgggacgtccgaggacacccgacgtcctcacgggacgtccgtatccgaccctaaacgccacaatggcggacgtcccggtcgcccgtcgcgatgtccaaccggatgtccgaccggacgtccgccattggagatgctcttataccaaactagttttaTCACCCGtactatgcacgggacatagaattttcaaataatgataataaattataaagtaaGTAAACAAAGGATAAAAAGAATATAATGAAGTTCATACTTAAGAATATGTGTTAATTATATAAGTAGTTATAAGACTATAAACACAAATAGGAGATATGTGACTAAGAATCAAAGCTTGTGGCATAGTTAGAATAACATATACAAACAAAGAAACTATTCTACTAAGGATCAAAGATGAAAAAATcatataatttgaataaataaatagtttaattttgaTCAATCAAACATTGATGTTCATAAATAGGAACAAAAACTTAAAACAAAACAACACTCAAGACTGAAAATCGGAAATACAATATTTCTTAACTTCTTCTGCACCTTAAAGACTGAAAATCGGCATTGCAATATTTCGTAGCTTCTTTAGCACTTTGAAGAATGAAATTATGCATGGCAAAATGCTCAAGAATTACTGATTGATTCGCGTTTGAATCTATTAACCAAAtacgtaaaaaaataaattttatttttgtgagttgTTGTAACATTGCTTTCCAATAACCACATGCTAATATCTTGTACTCCGTCCGTCCCATgtaggagtcccggtttaccattttttggTGTCTCAATTTAGGAGTTCCGGTAGCattattccataaatggtaataggattcacattccactaacttttattcactcacatttattattaaactaatataCACAAATGTAGGTTCCACATTACACTGTCTTTTTCACCAAAtttcctttatattttttaaaacttgtgccaaACTCAAATAGGATACTAAAaagggacagagagagtaataTAAATCAGTCAAATTGCACACTTTTCTAAAAAAGTTTTCCGGCTAAAGGTATTCTTTTGGAGAAGAGGTTTGAATTAGTCTTTTTAATCAATAGATAATTATTCAAACAAACTTCAAAAAGATtgcattatattattataagatATGTTTCAATattctaaaatgatattttggtatTGTTCCAAATCTATAAGGGCATGTTCACTATGTAAGAATTGGTCAATTCTTGATCCAATTGGGGGAATTATGGTGTTTACCTTCcactaggggtgtgcattcgggtttcggttcggttttttatcaaaaccgaaccaaaaccgaaaaaaccgaatttagttcaaaatccaaaccgaactgaacccgaaaaaccgaaaaacccgaacaaaatcgaaaaacccgaaaaacccgaaaaaataaatataatattaatatatatatatatgtgtgtaatttattttattttatatatactaatagaatatttatatataatataaaattaataatacatataatatatataatatattagaatttattaaaagaatatactatatattatatataatataatatattaaattaatagaatatatatataatttggttattcggtttttttcttcgcccgaaccgaaccgaaaaaccgaaatttttgtattttcaaaaccgaaccgaaccgaaaaaccgaaataaccgaaccgaatttcaaaatttcggtttggttcggttcggatattcggttaccggtttttttgctcacccctacctTCCACTAATTAATTGTTGGGGTCCTTACAATTGAGGTGGGGTCCGCACTATTCATGCCAATTGAGGAAGAATTGAAATCTTGCCTTTTAGGTAAGATTTGTTTGTATATTGAAAAATGCTCCAAGAAATGGACTTGGTTTTACACATTTGCCCTACTTTTCCACTTTTCCACTTTTCCACCTTTCCATTTGGATGGATAAATTTGTCAATCCATAATTCTATTGGTTCAAAGGCTTTATTTTGAGTAATATTTAGTTCAATTCTTGGCCAATTCTAGGATACTAAACAATGgggaaaataattatatatgtggCTAATTATGGTTCAATTCTTGAAAAATTTAATTCTTCCAAATGTTAGAAATGGAAATCTCCTATAGTGAACACGCCCTAAAGGTTtttgttcttagttttatagtTTGAATTTAAATTGTAGTAATAGGCTCTCTGCACGAAAAGAGCTACAGTGTGAAACTATTGCGTAGTAATAACTTATCAACTATGGGAGACGGTCCAAATACAATACAGTAcataatagtactccctccgtcccgactaagatgacacatttcttggtcggcacgagattttagaagtTATTTGTTAAAGTGTTAAATTGGAGTGAGAAAAggtgggtgtaagtattaaaatagatagagaaagaaaaatgaataatttaatatgagtgagaaaaagtggttgagtgtattaactggagagaaaaagtttcaaaaaaaggaaatgtgtcatcctagttgggacaaactaaaaaggaaaatgtgtcatcttaagcgggacaaatggagtaatttttaatatttttattagtaatatcACTATtgcaaaaacacaaaaaaataaatgctCAATTATAATGATATGCAATAAAGTGGAGTACATTTATACTAGTTTCATAAAATCCAAATATCAGTTTAGAGTAAATTGCCAAAATTGAAAATCATTCTAATTTGTAAAATACGTAATAACAAATGTCTATTATGACCACTCAATTTTATTCATATAATTGAAAGTTAGAAGGGATATTAATCGGACATGTGtacaatttataaaaaaagaaaaagaaaaagaaaatagaggCGTGTGCAAGCTCCACCTTTAAGAAGGAAAATGATACTCCAGTTTTATATGGTCTCAGCATGTTAATCTTTTACTCTtccaatattttttaatttgtcacTAAATACTTATTTTTTTGAAAGATTTTACCGAATGCAAAGATACTGCAGATTTTTGTAATGTATTTTTCaagataaaaaatattattcaatttatcaAAATTTCTATTTGGATGatgatttaaatttataaattaatgtcGTAACTCGTACGTCAGTGTCTTTTTCATCTTATTGTGAACCAGTAGGCtgcaattttattaaaatttaaaatctcatAATAATGTTTTAAAACATAAAATGTGGGAGTATAATTTAAGTTTTTAATTCGTGTAGTTTATCAACAAATTAGAAGAACGCGGAACAGGTAAAAATAAAGCTACAGAAAGCAATCAATAATGTTTTAagtcttttttttatatgtctatttaaattacacatatCCAATTAATATAGATAGGTGATATATTACTAAAAagcttaaaatttaaatatacaaaACTTAAACTATTAAATCCCCCCAATACCCATCCTACAAACTAAACATAATATACATACAAATACATATGCCTCTTCCCCTCTATCGGTCCTCCACAGTCCCCCAAACCAGAACATACAGATCTCTCCGCCTACGATCTGTACTCAGCGGTTCAGCTCCTCCCCCGTCCACCGATCTTCTCTTTCTTCGGTATCTCTCTCCCATGCTTTCTTCTCTCCCCAAATTGAAGACCCTCTAAACATCACACCCTCTAACTCATCTCCCGTTCAGTTCGCCGACAATAAGAGCTGTCGTCACCTCCCTCTCGTCACCGATCCACCACCGCTACTGATGTCGGACCGTCGCGAGCTGTTCGCCGTGGTTGAACTCCCAATTCATCCATCTCCCCCTTTCTCTTGGCTCTATTCTTATCCGGCCATGGCGTCGTCGGGCGGCTCTCGCCGGCACTCCTTCCTCACAGCCTCGTCGTCGTGCCTCCTGCCTAGCCAGTTCCTTCTGCACAGCTTAGCTACCGTTCCTCCCGCCTGCACCTGCTTTGCTGGCTTCAGTGGTGGTGTGCTCCGGCAGATTTCTTGGTTGATTCAAGTATTGATTTGGTTTCTGAGTTAATGCTCTTTTGTTGTTTTCTGTGTAATTCATGGAACTTGTAAATGTTAATTTTATAGAGGTTTAAACTTCTACGCTATCATCTCATTGGACAACCATATTGACTAatagtttatttttcttttttcaattaattatttatttaatgaatACATTTCAACCAATGAACAATTTTTTCACCAAAACTGTGTTACATTgcatcctaaaaaattaaattaacgtGACAATTGAGAAAATTATGGAAGTCATAATATTATCGACTATCTTCAAAAGTTGTGACAAGATATACATTATGGAACGCGTTACGCATATTGATGAAAGCGCTTAACGACACAGGAAACGGATCATGCCATCAACTATCCGTATTCAGATCATTTCTTAGCAGATtactaaacacacacacacacacacagaatGATTCATTAAAACAAATGCAGTAATCAACAAATATCAAAAGTTAGTTAATTACAAAATTCTGCAAGCAGTCTACAATTTCATCTAGCAAGGTGATGAACACCTGAAACTAATTATACACAGCCAAAGCAGCCCAATCTCCCCACTCCGGCCACTGTACACTTCCCGCAACTCACTCCCCGTCTGTCCGATCAGAGGAGATAATCTTCAGACACTACCCGTTGCAGCCCGATGAGGCGCAGAGCAGTTCAAGGCTGCATTGATCCTACTGAAAACTACATTCAACGGAACACAGGCTATCGAAGGACCCCTGAGCTTCTCTCccgccggcttcttcttctgtACTTGGCGTTGCCTGTGAGCACCTGTTAACGAAGACAGCGTCCTGATCTTCTTCGACAAGAGCTCATTCCTCCTCGGTTTCGGACGTTTCGTCCCCAAGCGCCGCTTGTTGGGCGGCCTCCCGCGCGGCTTCCGGTCATAGGCCGTGTCGTCATTTAGAAGAAAAGTGTAGGCATTACTCAGTTTGCCTTGGAGCTCCGAGCTGCTGCTGTAACATTCAGAAATACCGAGTATATCATCACAAAAGCCGTCGTCCAATACCTCGATCGACAGTGGGTGGCCAATGATGGGCTGGCCCCGCAATTTGCTCATCAGAGAGATATACGGGACACCCTCCGGCCGGTAGCTGGTTTTCACCTCCACGTTGACATCATACAATCCAGAACCTGCGGTATGGTGCCTGAGCGAAAAATCGGAGGAGCTGTACTTCGGGTTAACTGTCAAACGAGACTGACGATAGGGAAGCAGTCTCTGGGGCGTGGCCATTTCAGCCGTTGATCCTCGTGTTTGAGAGTCTTTGTGAGTGTTCCGGCTCCACCCACAGAAATCTTCGAGCTGTATATCTGATATAAGGGATCCACCAACCCGGTTAGGGTCCACGTTCCGACTAGAGCTGGCTGAAAAGTCATCCCGTCTGTGACCAGTCACATGTGTATCGGCCTCATCATCCATATCCACCTTCCTCGAACGAGAATTCCTCTTCCCTTTCAGCTGCCACTCAGAAGTACCTTTCTCTATCCTCTGGCCGACAGCATGAACATCAGCAGTGCCTGAACTAGTAGAACCCGTCTCATTGTGCTCTTCATTTCCTAAAGACATAGTCTCGACATGACTACTCTGGCTCGACTGGGCTCCAGCTCCAACCTGAGCCTTTTCTGATGTACCACAATGAGTCGTGGATAAACCTGCaggaacaaagaaaaatagCATCGAGAGCTAAGAACCACAGATAATGCAACGTAATCCCCAGCCAATGATTTATTATACCTGCAGATAGCTTTTCTTCAGCAACAAGAGGCACATCGAACATCCCGTTTGAAGATCCATTCTCTGGAATCTCTAGCATGCTGGAAATTTCACTCTCCTTCGGTTTGGATCCAAGGAAGGCATCTGCATCTGCATCTGCATCTGCATGTATATGCGTGCTCAATGACATCACATTCTCGCATGTACTATCTGAATTGTTATTCATTGCAAGATTGTTGTTTATCTTCGATTCATTCGATTCTAATTCAGAAACCTTGCTCTCAGATGCTACAGGAACAGAAGATCCAGTAGGACTAGATTGTTGATCAGAAACAACAGGAGCAGATAACATGGGCGTACACTCCAGAACTTTCGCTAGCGGGCGCCGGCGGTTTCTCTTTTTCAGGAATTCATGAACATGTGCAACCTGAGATCTCTTTCTCCTTGTTGACGATGACACACCCATCCCCAGGTCCTCAAGTCCTCTCATACGCTTTACTCCTTCGCTTCCATCATCTGAGTCATTCGGAGTTCTCTGCCGCTTAGGCTCTACCTTAACTGCACCTGCATGATATGGTTCCTCAAATGAAACCCCGGAATGTGACGGTTCTGGGGCTGACTCTGGATCATCTACGGAAATACTTAAATTCTCATCCATATCTTCATCCCCCTCAACACGATGAGATGAAGAAGGTGACTCCTCAGCATGAGGTTGCTCCCCAGCTTGTGAATTTGGTTCAGAAGGCAATTCCAATTCATGGTAGTCTTTCCCAAGACGAGAACTCTCCAGTTCAAGTGCGTGCAAGATAGCATCTTCTCTTCGAGCATATTTGACTGCCTTTTTGGAAAGTAGAGTTGTAGATGCCTTTGCTTTCTCAATGCAATCATCATACTCCCCACATCGAAAAGCTTTCACCCGTTTCGACTTCTCTAGATTATACCAATCCCTGGAAAAATATTGACAAGAATTTAGATCCATATGCAGTCAGCATGAATAATATGTATAGGAAAGACAATTTCTGTTTGTCATCTAAAAACACCTTTCAAGTTCATACCAACTGAAGCAAGGAAGGAGGCCAGACAATAGGGAAACTACAAAACCAACAAGATAAGACAATCTTCTCCCTGTAATAATCCTACCTTTTATTATAGAGTTAAAGAGTATATGCAAAGAATAAGGTAGGGAGAAGAAGCTGCATATTTATCTGCCGAATCAAACTTATTCCATCATACCAgatatttttcaccatttttagAACCAAACAGAACGTTAAAGAGTAATACTAATAACTTTTGTAACTGAATTAAGAATTCTGATAACCCTTCAGCACATTATCAATAAACCGATAACACGTTACCAAAAATCTCCTTCCAGAAACATGTGGATACAGCAAAAACAACCAAAGAAGCATCATTGTAAAATTGAAATACAGTATAAATCAAAACACTTCAACTAAAATTTTCAGATAACAAATTGGTGAAACGAACATCGATATTCTTTCTTCTTCGTTTCTAGAGACAAAGGGAAAGCATAAGTTTCATATTCTGTTCCTCTAGCAAAAGAAAAGTTTGTATGCTTAATGATTTCTGATTATCAACAGAAATACTAAGTCATACTATATGAGATAACTTCACCAAAACTCGAATCATCATCACAACCATTTGCCATTCTTGTGATccttttttcttcaatttttttttaatagaacCATTCTCTTATGACtgattctctccctctctcccatcCAAAAGCATAACCAGAACCATTTATATGACTGAACACACAATCAGCATCCAATAAATCATAACAATTCAATAACAGAAGCACACAATCAGCATTCTATCAAATCATAAAATTCAATCAAGGAAACAAACAGTAGGGCTAAACTCAATGCTTACACACTCGCATCCTCTCTGCCAAGGAGCTTCACAGGGGTCCCTGATCTCGGCGCCGGCACACAGCCCTCGGGGAGTTCCTCAGGGCCGAGAATCCTGCCGGGCCACCACGAACCGTTTCTCCTTCGAACCCAAACCAACCCGCCGACAGATATATCAATGGCCTTGCTAGGCTCCTCACTGGAGCTTCCCATTCAGAAACCAAAACCCAAAAAAATTAGGTATCTTAAACCGAATTGAACAAATAGCAAAACACCATCAAATACAGCCCTCGAGCAAAATCCCAAACCCTCGTGCACCAGCAGCTGAATTCCTTCTAATATCTACAAAATTTAGGGGAAAAACAGAAATCAGATAAAAGATTTCCACAAAACACACTGGTACAAGCTAGAGTAGAAGATTGGAGGGCTAATCCGGTAAAATTAGAGCATGAAACAAaccaaaattagaaaaaggaaaagatagACCGACAACGCAGGCTAATCGGGATTAGAAAGAGAGAGCTAGATCTGGCTATAGAAATTAGGCAGAAAAAAGCTTTTTTCCCTATTATTCCTCCCTCAATTTCAGGGAAAATCCAGAATCTATTAATTGTTTCATCTCACATTCTAAGAGAAAACTCTGCTATTCTCCTCCGACGCGTTTCGGATTTCATCATCAAAATAT is a window encoding:
- the LOC121772749 gene encoding 60S ribosomal protein L28-1-like is translated as MATVPGQLIWEIVKKNNSFLVKEFGNGTASVKFSKEPNNLYNLHSYKHSGLANKKTVTIQPGKDQSVLLATTKTKKQNKPSTLLNKSLMKKEFNRMAKAVVNQVADNHYRPDLKKAALARLSVVNRSLKVSKSGAKKKNRQRMIA
- the LOC121770556 gene encoding uncharacterized protein LOC121770556 isoform X3; the protein is MGQSTNLQKSKGTKRPAAHYSDIESDAATLKSQKIQNELMDAMHNVRETTSAFFRLLKDLPPGLRRLKSTKIICYATMKLLGLSQAQPKNGKEVDLVSMLRQALKDEKFDCPEWIEAMECIVETIERKSEFIRNFHMPKDEVPEPEGGRVGDDDVVATNAIEAEQDVPEADNHEVVP
- the LOC121770556 gene encoding uncharacterized protein LOC121770556 isoform X2 gives rise to the protein MGQSTNLQKSKGTKRPAAHYSDIESDAATLKSQKIQNELMDAMHNVRETTSAFFRLLKDLPPGLRRLKSTKIICYATMKLLGLSQAQPKNGKEVDLVSMLRQALKDEKFDCPEWIEAMECIVETIERKSEFIRNFHMPKDEVPEPEGGRVGDDDVVATNAIEAEQDVPEADNHEFSSIQ
- the LOC121770556 gene encoding uncharacterized protein LOC121770556 isoform X1 is translated as MGQSTNLQKSKGTKRPAAHYSDIESDAATLKSQKIQNELMDAMHNVRETTSAFFRLLKDLPPGLRRLKSTKIICYATMKLLGLSQAQPKNGKEVDLVSMLRQALKDEKFDCPEWIEAMECIVETIERKSEFIRNFHMPKDEVPEPEGGRVGDDDVVATNAIEAEQDVPEADNHEFHPMIVLVKEKHWR
- the LOC121771106 gene encoding uncharacterized protein At1g51745-like, whose protein sequence is MGSSSEEPSKAIDISVGGLVWVRRRNGSWWPGRILGPEELPEGCVPAPRSGTPVKLLGREDASVDWYNLEKSKRVKAFRCGEYDDCIEKAKASTTLLSKKAVKYARREDAILHALELESSRLGKDYHELELPSEPNSQAGEQPHAEESPSSSHRVEGDEDMDENLSISVDDPESAPEPSHSGVSFEEPYHAGAVKVEPKRQRTPNDSDDGSEGVKRMRGLEDLGMGVSSSTRRKRSQVAHVHEFLKKRNRRRPLAKVLECTPMLSAPVVSDQQSSPTGSSVPVASESKVSELESNESKINNNLAMNNNSDSTCENVMSLSTHIHADADADADAFLGSKPKESEISSMLEIPENGSSNGMFDVPLVAEEKLSAGLSTTHCGTSEKAQVGAGAQSSQSSHVETMSLGNEEHNETGSTSSGTADVHAVGQRIEKGTSEWQLKGKRNSRSRKVDMDDEADTHVTGHRRDDFSASSSRNVDPNRVGGSLISDIQLEDFCGWSRNTHKDSQTRGSTAEMATPQRLLPYRQSRLTVNPKYSSSDFSLRHHTAGSGLYDVNVEVKTSYRPEGVPYISLMSKLRGQPIIGHPLSIEVLDDGFCDDILGISECYSSSSELQGKLSNAYTFLLNDDTAYDRKPRGRPPNKRRLGTKRPKPRRNELLSKKIRTLSSLTGAHRQRQVQKKKPAGEKLRGPSIACVPLNVVFSRINAALNCSAPHRAATGSV